A window of the Streptomyces luomodiensis genome harbors these coding sequences:
- the purL gene encoding phosphoribosylformylglycinamidine synthase subunit PurL produces the protein MTLDTTKHAAQTPDAEQPWAELGLKQDEYERIRAILGRRPTGAELAMYSVMWSEHCSYKSSKVHLRQFGEKAPESDALLVGIGENAGVVDVGQGYAVTFKVESHNHPSYIEPYQGAATGVGGIVRDILAMGARPVAVMDPLRFGAADHADTKRVLPGVVAGIGGYGNCLGLPNIGGEVVFDPCYQGNPLVNALCVGVMKHADIHLAKAAGAGNKVILYGARTGGDGIGGVSVLASETFDDSKPAKRPAVQVGDPFQEKLLIECTLEVFKEDLVEGIQDLGGAGLSCATSELASAGSGGMRVELDTVPLRDSSLSPEEILMSESQERMCAIVQPEKVDRFLEICEKWDVIATVIGEVTDGERLEIYWHGEQIVDVPPRTVAHEGPVYERPYARPEWQDALQADDAAKLPRPATAEELREQVLTVVSSPNQASKSWITDQYDRFVQGNTVLAQPEDSGMVRVDEETGLGVAVATDGNGRYAKLDPYAGAQLALAESYRNVAASGAKPLAISNCLNFGSPEDPAVMWQFAEATRGLADGCLTLGTPVTGGNVSLYNQTGETAIHPTPVVAVLGVIDDVARRTPIAFAEEGQLLYLLGDTAEELGGSAWSQVIHDHLGGLPPKVDLERERLLAEILISASRDGMVDAAHDLSDGGLIQALTESCLRGGKGARIVVPDGLDPFVLLFSESAGRAIVAVPRSEEVRFNDMCGARGLPVTRIGVVDGDAIEVQGQFSIPLAELRESYEATIPGLLA, from the coding sequence ATGACCCTGGACACCACTAAGCACGCGGCGCAGACCCCGGACGCCGAGCAGCCCTGGGCCGAGCTCGGTCTCAAGCAGGACGAGTACGAGCGCATCCGCGCCATCCTGGGCCGCCGCCCCACCGGCGCCGAGCTCGCGATGTACTCCGTCATGTGGTCCGAGCACTGCTCGTACAAGTCGAGCAAGGTCCATCTGCGGCAGTTCGGCGAGAAGGCCCCCGAGAGCGACGCCCTGCTCGTCGGCATCGGCGAGAACGCGGGTGTGGTCGACGTCGGCCAGGGCTACGCCGTCACCTTCAAGGTCGAGTCGCACAACCACCCCTCCTACATCGAGCCCTACCAGGGCGCGGCCACCGGCGTCGGCGGCATCGTCCGCGACATCCTCGCCATGGGCGCCCGCCCGGTGGCCGTCATGGACCCGCTGCGCTTCGGCGCCGCCGACCACGCGGACACCAAGCGGGTGCTGCCCGGCGTGGTCGCGGGCATCGGCGGCTACGGCAACTGCCTGGGCCTGCCCAACATCGGCGGCGAGGTCGTCTTCGACCCCTGCTACCAGGGAAACCCGCTGGTCAACGCGCTCTGCGTGGGTGTGATGAAGCATGCGGACATCCACCTCGCCAAGGCGGCCGGCGCCGGCAACAAGGTGATCCTCTACGGCGCCCGCACCGGTGGCGACGGCATCGGCGGCGTCTCCGTGCTGGCCTCGGAGACCTTCGACGATTCGAAACCCGCCAAGCGCCCCGCCGTCCAGGTCGGCGACCCCTTCCAGGAGAAGCTGCTCATCGAGTGCACCCTGGAGGTCTTCAAGGAGGACCTGGTCGAGGGCATCCAGGACCTCGGCGGCGCGGGTCTGTCCTGCGCCACCAGCGAGCTGGCCAGCGCCGGCTCCGGCGGGATGCGGGTCGAGCTCGACACCGTGCCGCTGCGCGACTCCTCGCTCTCCCCCGAGGAGATCCTGATGAGCGAGTCGCAGGAGCGCATGTGCGCGATCGTGCAGCCCGAGAAGGTCGACCGCTTCCTGGAGATCTGCGAGAAGTGGGACGTCATAGCCACCGTCATCGGTGAGGTCACCGACGGCGAGCGGCTGGAGATCTACTGGCACGGCGAGCAGATCGTCGACGTCCCGCCGCGCACCGTCGCCCACGAGGGCCCGGTCTACGAGCGCCCCTACGCCCGCCCCGAGTGGCAGGACGCGCTCCAGGCCGACGACGCGGCCAAGCTGCCGCGTCCGGCCACCGCCGAGGAGCTGCGCGAGCAGGTCCTCACGGTGGTCTCGTCCCCGAACCAGGCGTCCAAGTCCTGGATCACCGACCAGTACGACCGGTTCGTCCAGGGCAACACGGTCCTCGCCCAGCCCGAGGACTCCGGCATGGTCCGGGTGGACGAGGAGACCGGCCTGGGCGTGGCCGTCGCCACGGACGGCAACGGCCGCTACGCCAAGCTCGACCCGTACGCGGGGGCGCAGCTCGCGCTCGCCGAGTCGTACCGGAACGTGGCCGCGTCCGGCGCCAAGCCGCTCGCCATCTCCAACTGCCTCAACTTCGGCTCGCCGGAGGACCCCGCGGTCATGTGGCAGTTCGCGGAGGCCACCCGGGGTCTGGCCGACGGCTGCCTGACCCTGGGCACCCCGGTCACCGGCGGCAATGTGTCGCTGTACAACCAGACCGGGGAGACGGCCATCCACCCGACGCCGGTCGTCGCCGTCCTCGGGGTCATCGACGATGTGGCCCGCCGCACCCCGATCGCCTTCGCGGAGGAGGGCCAGCTGCTCTACCTGCTGGGCGACACCGCCGAGGAGCTGGGCGGGTCGGCCTGGTCCCAGGTGATCCACGACCACCTGGGCGGACTGCCGCCGAAGGTGGACCTGGAGCGTGAGCGGCTGCTCGCCGAGATCCTGATCTCGGCCTCGCGCGACGGCATGGTGGACGCGGCCCACGACCTGTCCGACGGCGGTCTGATCCAGGCGCTGACCGAGTCGTGTCTGCGCGGCGGCAAGGGTGCCCGGATCGTCGTCCCCGACGGCCTGGACCCGTTCGTCCTGCTGTTCTCCGAGTCCGCGGGCCGGGCGATCGTCGCCGTACCGCGCAGCGAGGAGGTCCGCTTCAACGACATGTGCGGGGCGCGGGGACTTCCGGTGACCCGTATCGGCGTGGTCGACGGCGACGCGATCGAGGTCCAGGGGCAGTTCTCCATCCCGCTGGCCGAGCTGCGGGAGTCGTACGAGGCGACGATCCCGGGCCTGCTGGCCTGA
- a CDS encoding histone-like nucleoid-structuring protein Lsr2, translating to MAQRVVVTLSDDLEGGEAEETVTFGLDGKMYEIDLNSANASKLRDALAPYVEAGRKRARSGKTYRRTAVAPDPAAVRAWARSHGMEVPPRGRIPKKVYEAFNESA from the coding sequence GTGGCGCAGCGCGTAGTAGTCACGCTCTCCGACGACCTCGAAGGAGGCGAAGCGGAAGAGACGGTCACGTTCGGACTCGACGGCAAGATGTACGAGATCGACCTCAACTCTGCCAATGCGTCGAAACTCCGCGACGCTCTCGCGCCGTACGTGGAGGCCGGCCGCAAGCGAGCCCGCTCGGGCAAGACGTACCGCCGCACCGCCGTCGCCCCGGACCCGGCCGCGGTGCGCGCCTGGGCCAGGTCGCACGGCATGGAAGTGCCCCCGCGCGGCCGCATTCCCAAGAAGGTCTACGAGGCCTTCAACGAGTCCGCCTGA
- a CDS encoding DUF3073 domain-containing protein produces MGRGRAKAKQTKVARQLKYNSGGTDLSRLAEELGASTSSQPPNGERFEDDELDDDPYAQYADLYNDEDEDDDQSDPSPQRRRA; encoded by the coding sequence ATGGGGCGCGGCCGGGCCAAGGCCAAGCAGACGAAGGTCGCCCGCCAGCTGAAGTACAACAGCGGTGGGACGGATCTCTCACGCCTGGCCGAGGAGCTGGGCGCATCGACATCGAGCCAGCCACCGAATGGCGAGCGGTTCGAGGACGATGAGCTGGACGACGACCCGTACGCACAGTACGCGGATCTGTACAACGATGAGGACGAGGACGACGACCAGTCCGATCCGTCCCCGCAGCGTCGCCGCGCCTGA
- the purM gene encoding phosphoribosylformylglycinamidine cyclo-ligase yields the protein MTRPSESGSTYAAAGVDIEAGDRAVELMKEWVKKASRPEVVGGLGGFAGLFDASALARYRRPLLASATDGVGTKVDIARRVGVYDTIGRDLVGMVVDDLVVCGAEPLFMTDYICVGKVYPERVAAIVKGIAEGCALAGCALVGGETAEHPGLLGADDFDVAGAGTGVVEADQVLGADRIRTGDAVIAMASSGLHSNGYSLVRHVLFDRAGWALDREVPELGRTLGEELLEPTRIYSLDCLALTRTTEVHAFSHITGGGLANNLARVIPDGLRAVVDRSTWTPGAIFQLVGQAGSVERLELEKTLNMGVGMMAVVPADSVDVALTTLADRGVDAWVSGEITERTAESADAVTLTGDYAR from the coding sequence ATGACACGCCCGTCCGAGTCCGGGTCCACTTACGCCGCCGCGGGCGTCGACATCGAAGCGGGCGACCGCGCCGTCGAGCTGATGAAGGAGTGGGTGAAGAAGGCGAGCCGCCCCGAGGTCGTGGGCGGGCTCGGCGGATTCGCCGGCCTCTTCGACGCCTCCGCCCTGGCCCGCTACCGGCGTCCGCTGCTCGCCTCCGCCACCGACGGGGTGGGTACCAAGGTGGACATCGCCCGGCGGGTGGGCGTGTACGACACCATCGGCCGCGACCTGGTCGGCATGGTCGTGGACGACCTGGTGGTCTGTGGCGCCGAGCCGCTCTTCATGACCGACTACATCTGCGTCGGCAAGGTCTACCCCGAGCGCGTCGCCGCCATCGTCAAGGGCATCGCCGAGGGCTGTGCGCTGGCCGGCTGCGCCCTGGTGGGCGGCGAGACCGCCGAGCACCCGGGGCTGCTGGGCGCCGATGACTTCGATGTCGCCGGGGCCGGTACGGGCGTGGTCGAGGCCGATCAGGTGCTCGGCGCGGACCGTATCCGAACGGGTGATGCGGTGATCGCCATGGCGTCGTCCGGACTTCACTCGAACGGGTACTCACTCGTTCGCCATGTGCTCTTCGACCGGGCCGGCTGGGCGCTGGACCGCGAGGTGCCGGAGCTCGGCCGGACGCTGGGGGAGGAGCTGCTGGAGCCCACCCGGATCTACTCGCTGGACTGCCTGGCCCTCACCCGCACCACCGAGGTGCACGCCTTCTCGCACATCACCGGCGGCGGGCTCGCCAACAACCTCGCCCGGGTCATCCCCGACGGGCTGCGCGCGGTCGTGGACCGCTCGACCTGGACCCCCGGCGCGATCTTCCAGCTGGTGGGTCAGGCCGGCTCGGTCGAGCGCCTGGAGCTGGAGAAGACCCTCAACATGGGCGTCGGCATGATGGCCGTCGTCCCGGCCGACTCCGTCGACGTGGCGCTCACCACACTCGCCGACCGCGGGGTGGACGCCTGGGTCAGCGGTGAGATCACCGAGCGGACGGCCGAGAGCGCGGACGCGGTGACGCTGACCGGTGACTATGCGCGCTGA
- the purS gene encoding phosphoribosylformylglycinamidine synthase subunit PurS — MARVVVDVMLKPEILDPQGQAVQRALPRLGFEGIADVRQGKRFELEVEGPVDDAALARIHEIAETFLANTVIEDFSVKVEVGEGADAAAGKAGS, encoded by the coding sequence GTGGCACGCGTCGTAGTCGACGTCATGCTCAAGCCGGAGATCCTCGACCCCCAGGGCCAGGCGGTGCAGCGAGCACTGCCCCGCCTCGGTTTCGAGGGGATCGCCGATGTCCGTCAGGGCAAGCGCTTTGAACTCGAGGTGGAGGGCCCGGTCGATGACGCCGCCCTCGCCCGTATCCATGAGATCGCCGAGACCTTCCTCGCGAACACCGTGATCGAAGACTTCTCCGTGAAGGTCGAGGTCGGCGAGGGTGCCGACGCCGCCGCCGGGAAGGCGGGATCGTGA
- the purQ gene encoding phosphoribosylformylglycinamidine synthase subunit PurQ, which translates to MTARVGVVTFPGTLDDRDTQRAVRTAGLEAVPLWHRDKDLKQVDAVILPGGFSYGDYLRAGAISRFSPVMESVIDQAKAGMPVLGICNGFQVLTETHLLPGAMLRNNHLHFICRDQKLRVENAETAWTRSYEQGQEINIPLKNIDGRYVADERVLDELEAEGRVVFRYRELNPNGSLRDIAGISNAAGNVVGLMPHPEHAVEPLIGTGRTDGLGFFTSILKRLVSA; encoded by the coding sequence GTGACCGCGCGCGTCGGAGTCGTCACCTTCCCCGGCACGCTCGACGATCGCGACACCCAGCGCGCGGTCCGCACCGCCGGGCTGGAAGCCGTACCGCTGTGGCACCGTGACAAGGACCTCAAGCAGGTCGACGCGGTGATCCTGCCGGGCGGCTTCTCCTATGGCGACTATCTCCGGGCCGGAGCGATCTCCCGGTTCTCCCCGGTAATGGAGTCGGTGATCGACCAGGCGAAGGCCGGTATGCCGGTGCTTGGCATCTGCAATGGCTTCCAGGTTCTCACCGAGACCCATCTGCTCCCAGGTGCGATGCTGCGGAACAACCACCTGCACTTCATCTGCCGTGATCAGAAGTTGCGAGTGGAAAACGCGGAGACCGCCTGGACCCGCTCCTACGAGCAGGGCCAGGAGATCAACATCCCGTTGAAGAACATCGACGGCCGCTATGTCGCCGATGAGCGCGTGCTCGATGAACTCGAGGCCGAGGGGCGCGTCGTCTTCCGCTATCGGGAGCTCAACCCCAACGGCTCGCTGCGCGACATCGCCGGTATCTCCAATGCGGCCGGCAATGTCGTCGGCCTCATGCCCCACCCCGAGCACGCCGTCGAACCGCTGATCGGCACCGGTCGCACCGACGGCCTCGGATTCTTCACCTCGATCCTCAAGAGGCTGGTCAGCGCATGA
- a CDS encoding nuclear transport factor 2 family protein, whose protein sequence is MGEHPDCALVRRACTAFSEGDLDTVATLVTTDVIHHVPGDNTISGHHKGRDACLELYRTMSEETGGTMRVDLETVMCDGRGHAMAVHHLRAERGNRGLDMKNGDFFTIVGGKITDIDECAEDIDALNAFWGT, encoded by the coding sequence ATGGGCGAGCACCCCGATTGCGCCCTGGTGCGTCGCGCCTGTACGGCCTTCTCGGAGGGCGATCTGGATACGGTGGCGACGCTGGTCACGACGGACGTCATCCACCATGTGCCGGGTGACAACACGATCTCCGGCCATCACAAGGGCCGGGACGCCTGCCTGGAGCTGTACCGCACGATGTCCGAGGAGACCGGCGGCACCATGCGGGTCGACCTGGAGACGGTGATGTGCGACGGTCGCGGACACGCGATGGCGGTGCACCATCTGCGCGCGGAGCGCGGCAACCGCGGCCTGGACATGAAGAACGGAGACTTCTTCACCATCGTCGGCGGAAAGATCACCGACATCGACGAATGCGCCGAGGACATCGATGCCCTGAACGCCTTCTGGGGCACCTGA
- a CDS encoding maleylpyruvate isomerase family mycothiol-dependent enzyme, translating into MPSRARARSYDPAKTRTAVIAQLRRVREAVGGLDETGLDAPTRLGDWTVRELIAHLGMAVRSVVRLLEQPAPPARQTTVTGWATATDAHADRIDADTRALAAGADPGELLERAEERFAETTSVAPGDRLLATRVGAMRLDDYLVTRCVELVVHADDLTAATGVPVAHDRQALATATRVLADALAAKAPGGSVEVRIPPFAVVQCVEGPRHTRGTPPNVVETDPLTWLRLATGRLTWAEALESAPLTASGDRADLSAHLPVLG; encoded by the coding sequence ATGCCGTCTCGTGCCCGTGCCCGCAGCTATGACCCCGCCAAGACCCGGACCGCCGTGATCGCGCAGCTGCGGCGGGTGCGGGAGGCGGTCGGGGGACTGGACGAGACGGGCCTGGACGCCCCGACCCGGCTCGGCGACTGGACGGTCCGGGAGCTGATCGCGCACCTGGGGATGGCCGTTCGGTCCGTCGTCCGCCTGCTGGAGCAGCCCGCGCCGCCCGCGCGGCAGACCACTGTCACCGGCTGGGCCACCGCGACGGACGCGCATGCCGACCGGATCGACGCGGACACCCGCGCGCTCGCGGCCGGCGCCGACCCGGGCGAGCTGCTGGAGCGCGCCGAGGAACGGTTCGCGGAGACGACCTCCGTGGCGCCCGGTGACCGGCTGCTGGCCACTCGTGTCGGGGCGATGCGGCTCGACGACTACCTCGTCACCCGCTGTGTGGAGCTGGTGGTCCACGCCGACGATCTGACGGCCGCCACCGGTGTCCCCGTCGCCCACGACCGCCAGGCGCTGGCCACCGCCACCCGGGTGCTCGCCGACGCCCTCGCGGCGAAGGCGCCCGGCGGTTCGGTCGAGGTCCGCATCCCCCCGTTCGCCGTGGTCCAGTGCGTCGAGGGCCCCCGGCACACCCGCGGCACCCCGCCGAACGTCGTCGAGACCGACCCGCTGACCTGGCTCCGCCTCGCCACGGGCCGCCTGACCTGGGCCGAGGCCCTGGAGTCGGCGCCGCTGACGGCGAGCGGCGACCGCGCCGACCTCTCCGCGCACCTCCCCGTGCTGGGGTAG
- the purF gene encoding amidophosphoribosyltransferase, which produces MPRGDGRLSHDLLPGEKGPQDACGVFGVWAPGEEVAKLTYFGLYALQHRGQESAGIAVSNGSQILVFKDMGLVSQVFDETSLGSLTGHIAVGHARYSTTGASVWENAQPTFRATAHGSIALGHNGNLVNTAELAELVAALPRDGGRATQVAATNDTDLVTALLAGQVDEDGKPLTVEQAAPVVLPKVKGAFSLVFMDEHTLYAARDPQGIRPLVLGRLERGWVVASETAALDIVGASFIREIEPGEMVAIDEEGLRSTTFAQARPKGCVFEYVYLARPDTDIAGRNVYLSRVEMGRKLAKESPADADLVIATPESGTPAAIGYAEASGIPYGSGLVKNAYVGRTFIQPSQTIRQLGIRLKLNPLKEVIKGKRLVVVDDSIVRGNTQRALVRMLREAGAAEVHIRISSPPIKWPCFFGIDFATRAELIANGLSVEEIGKSLGADSLAYISIDGMIEATTIAKPNLCRACFDGEYPMELPDPELLGKHLLESETQAPSSADADGVRSLTAGVGGADALRRP; this is translated from the coding sequence GTGCCACGTGGTGACGGACGACTCAGCCACGACCTGCTCCCCGGTGAGAAGGGCCCCCAGGACGCATGCGGCGTCTTCGGAGTCTGGGCGCCGGGTGAAGAGGTCGCCAAACTCACCTATTTCGGGCTGTACGCACTGCAGCACCGCGGACAGGAGTCCGCGGGCATCGCGGTGAGCAACGGCTCCCAGATTCTCGTCTTCAAGGACATGGGCCTGGTCTCACAGGTCTTCGACGAGACCTCCCTCGGCTCCCTCACGGGCCATATCGCGGTCGGCCATGCCCGCTACTCCACCACCGGAGCCTCGGTGTGGGAGAACGCGCAGCCCACCTTCCGGGCCACCGCGCACGGTTCGATCGCGCTCGGCCACAACGGGAACCTGGTCAACACCGCCGAGCTGGCGGAGCTGGTCGCGGCCCTGCCGCGGGACGGCGGCCGGGCCACCCAGGTCGCGGCGACCAATGACACCGATCTGGTCACCGCCCTGCTCGCGGGCCAGGTGGACGAGGACGGCAAGCCGCTGACCGTCGAGCAGGCGGCCCCGGTCGTCCTGCCCAAGGTCAAGGGTGCTTTCAGCCTCGTTTTCATGGATGAGCACACGCTGTACGCGGCGCGTGACCCGCAGGGAATCCGCCCGCTGGTCCTCGGCCGCCTCGAGCGCGGCTGGGTAGTGGCGTCCGAGACCGCCGCCCTGGACATCGTGGGCGCGTCGTTCATCCGTGAGATCGAGCCCGGCGAGATGGTCGCCATCGACGAGGAGGGGCTGCGCTCCACCACCTTCGCGCAGGCCCGGCCCAAGGGCTGTGTCTTCGAGTACGTGTACCTTGCCCGCCCCGACACCGACATCGCGGGCCGGAACGTGTACCTCTCCCGCGTCGAGATGGGCCGCAAACTGGCCAAGGAGTCCCCGGCCGACGCCGACCTGGTGATAGCGACCCCGGAGTCCGGCACCCCCGCCGCCATCGGCTACGCCGAGGCCAGCGGCATCCCCTACGGCTCGGGCCTGGTGAAGAACGCGTACGTCGGCCGTACGTTCATCCAGCCCTCGCAGACCATCCGCCAGCTCGGCATCCGGCTGAAGCTGAACCCCCTCAAGGAAGTCATCAAGGGCAAGCGCCTGGTCGTGGTCGACGACTCGATCGTGCGCGGCAACACCCAGCGCGCCCTGGTGCGGATGCTCCGTGAGGCCGGGGCCGCCGAGGTCCACATCCGGATCTCGTCCCCGCCGATCAAGTGGCCGTGCTTCTTCGGCATCGATTTCGCCACCCGCGCCGAGCTGATCGCCAACGGTCTCTCGGTCGAGGAGATCGGCAAGTCGCTGGGCGCCGATTCGCTGGCGTACATCTCCATCGACGGCATGATCGAGGCGACCACGATCGCCAAGCCGAATCTGTGCCGTGCCTGCTTCGACGGTGAGTACCCGATGGAGCTGCCGGATCCGGAGCTGCTGGGCAAGCACCTCCTGGAGTCCGAAACACAGGCCCCGAGCAGCGCCGACGCCGATGGTGTGAGGTCGCTGACCGCTGGTGTCGGCGGTGCCGACGCCCTGCGCCGCCCCTGA